TGGCAAGCGCCGGTTTATTGTTTCagcaaagagaagaagagtttatCAACTGAAGGAGCTTTAAGAGAATTTAGAGGATACAAAGGAAAGGCTGTTTCGTAATGCTAATTACTGagagctttcttttttttttttggatcaaaataagaaaaacgtTTGAAATGTTTGTACACAGACttgaaatgtttttatttgaaatcTCGAGGCTTGTTCATCGTTCGTTGGTGTAGTAGTTTCTTCGTCAAAACGCCCGAAAGATGTGAAATCGTCTACAAGGATTGTGTTCATAATGGACCAGGAAGTGGTAAGATGGTGGCATAGTGTTCGGATGATATCTAGTTTACTTATAAGATGATTTGCCCTTGGCTGTAGTGTACTGGATGATGAATTTTAAAATCCACTCAGAAATTAGAGTTATGGTTTTGATAACGTATAAACGAAGAAATCTAATGAATTTATTCATATACCGTGTCTTGGCAAAGAAAATCGATGtcaaaagaaaatcattttacATTATTATTTGCTCATTTTTTTCAGGAAAAACAGAGCAAATGCTCTGGAGGACGAACACAAGAATATATTCAATCAGGGcttgaaaaaaaaagtcaaatgtTGATTAAACTTTTGTTCCCTGTGGCTGTGAGGGCATTGTCTAGCTCAATAACCGCATTGCTTCTTCAATGAGTTCATTGATAGTTAAGCCATGGCGTGCCAGGCCAACGGTGCCCGAGAATATATCAAAGTTCTCAACCTCAGCTGAAGTCTCATAGACTGTCTCTAATTCATTCTTCATCCCAAGGTTCTGGAATGTCTCGACTGTGTTAGGATTAGTTCTCATCATCTGAATGGTTAGCTCTATTGCAAACCTCCTGATTCTTGGAACTTTGGGCACTGGCTGTTCATATCTCTTGAGAATGTTGACTAATGCAGTGGCTGTTGAGAAGTAAACTTGATTTGGATCAAGTATTATTGGGCTAATAATTCACTAATCATGCTTAGCCCAAACTTAGCCCAATATCTAGAATAATCTTCCACCTCCTTAGAATAAAAATCTAGATATTCTTATAGAATTATCTAGATAATTAGGATAAAATAATCAAGATATTATGTTAGAAATTTCtagatttaaattaaaatatatgagaTATTTTGTATGTTGGAGGCTATAAATACCTCCACTCTCCTCTCATTTTGTATCATCAAGAAAGAATCAAAGTTTGTAAGAAAACTCATAAGCAATAAGAAATCATCTTTTAAGCTTAtaaaagctttcttcttcacaaagtttctttctcttcaaACACTCTAAACACTTTCTCCATCTTAACAAAGGTTTTCATTCCaacaaagtggtatcagagctacaaaTTCCTTTTGAAGATGGCAAACAATGGTGTTCCCCTCCAAGTTCCATTGCTCACTAAGAGCAACTATGACAATTGGAGTCTTAGGATGATGGCTATCTTAGGAGCACATGATGTGTGGGAGATAGTTGAGAAAGGGTTCAATGAACCGGAGAATGATGGTGGTCTATCTCAAACTCAAAAGGATGGTTTGAGAGATTCAAGGAAGAGAGACAAGAAGGCTCTCTGTCTAATCTATCAAGGATTAGATGAAGATACATTTGAGAAGGTTGCTGGTGCAAAAACGTCCAAAGAAGCATGGGAAAAGCTTCAGACTTCTTACAAGGGAGCGGAACAAGTTAAGAAGGTACGACTTCAAACTCTAAGAGGAGAATTTGAAGCATTACAAATGAAGGAAGGAGAACTCATCTCAGATTACTTCTCAAGAGTCTTGACGGTTACTAATAACCTAAAGAGAAATGGTGAGAAGTTAGATGAGGTGAGAATCATGGAGAAAGTTCTTAGATCGTTGGATACGAAATTCGAGCACATTGTTACCGTGATTGAAGAGACAAAAGACTTGGAGACTATGACGATGGAGCAACTTCTTGGATCATTACAAGCTtatgaagaaaagaagaagaagaaagaagatattGTGGAGCAAGTTCTCAAGATGAGAATTGatcaaaaggaagaagctggcCGAAATCATCCGAGACGTGGTGGTGGTCATTTCCGAGGACGAGGTCGTGGTGTCAATGGACGAGGCTGGAGACCACATGAAGAAAGCTTCAATCAAAGAGgagagaattcatcaagaggTCGTGGAAGAGGATATCCAAAATCAAGGTACGATAAATCAAGCATCAAATGCTATGGTTGCGGAAGGTTTGGACATTATGCTTCTGAATGCAAAACTCCAAACAACAATAGAGTTGAAGAGAAGTCCAACTATGTTGAAGAAAGGagtaaagaagaagatatgcTATTGATGGCTTACAAGAAGGATGAATCAAATGAGGTTCACAAGTGGTACCTTGATAGTGGTGCAAGCAACCACATGTGTGGGAATAAAAGCATGTTCGTGGAGCTCGATGAATCGGTGAAAACCGATGTGGCTTTGGGAGATGAATCGAAGATGGAGGTGAAAGGTAAAGGAAATATTCTCATCCGCTTGAAGAATGGAGATCATCAGTTCATTTCCAATGTTTACTATATTCCAAGCATGAAGACCAACATCTTGAGCCTAGGACAACTCTTAGAGAAAGGTTATGACATTCGACTAAAGGATAATAGCCTTTCTTTAAGAGATAAAGCAAATAATCTCATCACAAAGGTGCCAATGTCAAGCAATAGAATGTTTGTCCTAAACATTCAAAATGACATTGCACGATGTCTCAAGATGTGCTACAAGGAGGAATCTTGGCTTTGGCATCTTCGATTTGGGCATCTCAACTTTGGAGGCTTAGAACTACTTTCTAAGAAAGAGATGGTGAAAGGATTACCTTGCATCAACCATCCAAATCAAGTGTGTGAAGGGTGTTTACTTGGAAAGCAATTCAAGATGAGTTTTCCAAAGGAGTCAGAGACAAGAGCAAGAAAGCCACTAGAACTTATACATACAGATGTATGTGGCCCGATCAAACCAAGTTCACTTGGTAAGAGTAACTACTTCCTTCTCTTTATTGATGACTTTTCAAGAAAAACATGGGTTtactttttgaaacaaaaatcagaagtgtttgaaaatttcaaaaagtttaaagccCATGTTGAGAAGGAAAGTGGTCTTAAGATCAAGTCCATGAGATCTGATCGAGGAGGAGAATTCATGTCCAAGGAGTTTCTGAAGTATTGTGAAGATAATGGCATCCGAAGACAGTTGACGGTGCCGAGAACccctcaacaaaatggagtagcagaaaggaagaataggACAATACTTGAGATGGCAAGAAGCATGCTCAAGAGTAAGAAGCTACCAAAGGAGTTGTGGGCAGAAGCAGTGGCGTGTGCGGTTTATATATCAAACCGATCGCCAACAAAGAGTGTTTTAGGAAAGACACCGCAAGAAGCTTGGAGCGGAAGGAAGCCCGGTGTTTCACACCTAAGAGTCTTTGGAAGCATTGCTCACGCTCATGTTCCAGACGAGAAGCGGAGCAAACTAGATGATAAAAGTGAGAAGTATGTCTTCATTGGATATGACGCTAACTCCAAAGGCTACAAGCTTTACAATCCTGAAACAAAGAAGACAATCATCAGCCGGAATGTCATCTttgatgaagaaggagaatgGGATTGGAGATCAAATAATGAAGACTACAACTTCTTTCCGTCTTTTGAAGAAGAGAATGTGGAACAGCCGAGAGAAGAGCCCGCTACACCACCAACTTCACCAACACCAAGTTCTCAAGGAGATGAAAGCTCAAGTGAAAGGACTCCACGTTTCAGAAGTCTACAAGACATCTACGAGGTAACTGAAAATCAAGACAATCTCACTCTATTTTGTCTATTTTCGGATTGCGAGCCTATGAACTttgaagaagctcaagaaaAGAAGTCATGGAGAAGTGCAATGGATGAAGAAATCAAGTCCATTCAAAAGAATGATACATGGGAGTTAACTTCACTTCCAAATGGGCATAAAGCAATCGGTGTGAAGTGGGTGTACAAGGCAAAGAAGAATTCTAAAGGAGAAGTTGAAAGGTACAAGGCAAGATTGGTGGCAAAAGGCTATAGTCAAAGAGCCGGGATAGACTATGATGAGGTATTTGCTCCAGTTGCTCGCTTAGAAACAGTTAGATTAATCATTTCATTGGCAGCCCAAAAGAGTTGGAGGATACATCAAATGGATGTCAAATCAGCCTTCCTAAATGGAGACCTTGAGGAAGAAGTCTACATTGAGCAACCACAAGGCTACATAgtcaaaggagaagaagacaaagtcttaAGGTTGAAGAAGGCGCTTTATGGATTAAAGCAAGCACCAAGAGCATGGAACACTCGGATTGATAAATACTTCAAAGAGAAGGACTTCATCAAGTGTCCATATGAGCATGCACTTtatatcaaaactcaaaataatgATATATTGATTGCATGCTTGTATGTGGATGACCTGATATTCACCGGAAACAATCCGATTATGTTTGAAGATTTCAAGGAGGAGATGACAAAGGAGTTCGAGATGACTGATATTGGATTGATGTCATACTACCTTGGCATTGAAGTAAAGCAAGAAGAAAATGGAATCTTCATTACTCAAGAAGGCTATGCAAAAGAGGTGCTTAAGAAGTTCAAGATGGATGACTCAAATCCAGTTTGTACGCCAATGGAATGTGGAGTTAAGttatcaaaagaagaagaaggagagagtgTGGATCCAACACTCTTTAAGAGTCTGGTTGGAAGCTTACGCTATCTAACATGCACAAGACCCGACATCCTACACGCAGTTGGAGTTGTGAGTCGATACATGGAGCATCCAACAACAACTCATTTCAAGGCAGCTAAGAGGATCCTACGCTATATCAAAGGTACAATCAACTTTGGCTTGTACTACTCTATTTCTGAAGATTACAAGCTTGTTGGATATAGCGATAGCGATTGGGGTGGAGATGTAGATGACCGGAAAAGCACAAGTGGCTTCGTGTTTTTCATTGGAGAAACCGCTTTTACATGGATGTCAAAGAAGCAACCAATAGTCACCCTTTCTACTTGTGAAGCGGAGTATGTGGCAGCTACTTCATGTGTTTGCCATGCTATCTGGTTAAGAAACTTGCTAAAGGAGTTGAGTCTACCACAAAAGGAGCCAACAAAGATCTTTGTGGATAACAAGTCGGCAATAGCATTGGCGAAAAATCCAGTCTTCCATGATCGAAGTAAGCACATCGACACTCGTTATCACTACATTCGAGAATGTGTTACTAAGATGGATGTGCAATTGGAGTATGTGAAGACAAATGATCAAGTAGCTGATATCTTTACCAAGCCACTTAAGCGAGAAGATTTCATCAAGATGAGGAGTTTACTCGGAGTAACCAAATCAAGTTTAAGAGAGGGTGTTGAGAAGTAAACTTGATTTGGATCAAGTATTATTGGGCTAATAATTCACTAATCATGCTTAGCCCAAACTTAGCCCAATATCTAGAATAATCTTCCACCTCCTTAGAATAAAAATCTAGATATTCTTATAGAATTATCTAGATAATTAGGATAAAATAATCAAGATATTATGTTAGAAATTTCtagatttaaattaaaatatatgagaTATTTTGTATGTTGGAGGCTATAAATACCTCCACTCTCCTCTCATTTTGTATCATCAAGAAAGAATCAAAGTTTGTAAGAAAACTCATAAGCAATAAGAAATCATCTTTTAAGCTTAtaaaagctttcttcttcacaaagtttctttctcttcaaACACTCTAAACACTTTCTCCATCTTAACAAAGGTTTTCATTCCAACAGTGGCTAGTTCTTCCTTGCTTACTCCCGCTTCCTCGAACATTTCTCTTGATTCTTCAGCACTCATTAACCTGAAAATGTGCGGTGCTAATCCCACCATaacttcttgaggtttgctctGTTCAGACTTTATTGCCTTAAGAACCTGTAGGGACAAGATAACATTTAGTGATGATGATGCATTGTATCTAACCAACTCCTGGACCCCAAGATCATAAAGACTTACTGTTGCTCCTGCAGATTTAACTTCCTTCAGATGTTCCTCAACTTGATTTGGATCTGTATATGCACATAGATTCCTCAAGATTCTCGCTGCATTTGACTGAATCAACGGGTTGTTCAACGCCTCAACAAGGCCCTGAAGAACATCTAATCTCAACATCCGTTGGCAATTGCTTTGGCTTCCTTGAGCTAGCATTGCTATAGTCTCACCAACAGAGTCTCTCACGCCACTAGTCTGATTCCCTGGAATATCATCATTCAAGAATATGCAGAGAAGTCCATTTAGAACCCCGCCTGTGCCGCCAATTTTCTCAGTTGCACCTTCGTCAAGCGCAAGGGAAGTCAAGATCTCTGCACAAAGCTTCTGCAAACCAGGCTGCTTCTTTCCATGCCGTAATGTTTCCCTAATGTTGCTTACTGTGAAGACAATCCCAGAGATATCTCTCCTCAAGTTTCTCCCTGTTGCACCCGTTGTTTTCACCAGCTTCCTTAACAGCTTCAAAGACCGTTTCACAGCCAAGATCTTATTAGACTCCGCAGCCGCAAGATTTGGATCTTTCAGCAACCTCTTCTCAGCATAAGTGAAGTCGACGATCTTTGAAAGCAACCCTTTTGTTTTCCCAATCTTCACACAGTTATCATGATCTCTGGCAAGCCTTTTCAGAATCAACAATCCAAGATTGTTGAACGTCCAGCGATCGGTTTGATTGATACTGTTTTCTCCAATCTCATCTGTGGCTTCACCCGAGTCTCTAGTGCTATCAAAAATAGAAGATATGGACTCAATAGCTCCAGGGATCCCTGCAACTCTCAGAGAGTTTTGCTTCTTACTAGCTAATCTTGAGAGAATCTCTGCAGATGACATTCTCATAACTTCTTGATTCTTGCTTCTCCAGTTCAACATCTCAACTAACCTCTCTATGATCTCCAGGTTAGTCCCAATCTTCTGCAGAGTATCAACCGAATAGTCTTCGTTTGTTGAGAATCTATAGAGAATCTCTGCTCCAATGAGCTGCTCATCAGGAGAATTCGACACCAAAAGATCCATGGCGAAAACTACCATATCCATCTTCAATCCGTCAAAGATGCTCCCATTTAGACACATTGAGTAAGCATTGTAGAAGAATCTTCTCACTGAATCAGTTCCAGATCTCTCGAGACCGCATTCTTGATTCACTTTATCAAGAATCTTGTAAACGCTGATCATCCACTCCCAGTAAGCTTTTTCAACAAGAAAGAGAAGAGCCTCAGCCAGCGCTAGAGAGTAGAAGAGAGTTAAAGCAGAGTGAAGATTGGTGCTTCCGGATTTCAATTCGTCGCCTCCATAATCTTGCCTGATAACCTTGATCATGGAGATGATAATGCTAGCGAAAGCAGAAGCAATCTGGAGCCAGTAGCAGACTCTACTCACGTTTCTTGAAACAAAAACCCATCCTGTATAAGGCAACATAGGAACATCTGAGCATGTCCATGTCCTACTCCGCTCAATCTGCCTCGAAGTCCTCTGCTCTGTTTTCGTTTCCTGAACCGATTGTCTATCGTTGTTCCCAGTAACCTGAGCCGCCTGGTGGAATATTCTGATAACTTGTCTGACAAGTAACCGGAAGGTGTTGATTCCTGAGATTGTGTACTTAGACTGATGCTGCATTTCAAGCTCATGGCTTCTGCTGAAAATTCGAGCTCCTTCGACAACAAGAATCACAGTAACAAACCAAAAATCTGATGTCTCTAAACTAGCAGCGAAACCACCAAGAAGAACAACCGTGGCCCATACGAATCCTAAAGATCCCAATCGTGAAGCAATCTGTGGTTACAGATTAAGAACAcattaaaaactcaaaaaaaaaaaagactcataagtcacaacaaaaacaaaagtatgCAGAATATTGCAATAAAAAACAACCTTCTCAAGAACAGCAAGTCGTAAGGCAAAAAGAGTTAGTTTTTTCTCCGGCGCAGGAGCTGACAAGTGTGTCGGTCTACTAGCTTCTGGGGTCAATAAGTTGTCTGGTCGGAAAATATTTCCTCCACAAGAACTGACATGTACAACCACATCCGTAGTTTGATCAACCATTTGAGACAAAAACAAGAGAGGAAGAAatgttcttgtttttgttttgatgcatataatttgatttatatctaaaagaaactatgAACTTGCATTTTAAACTTGGACTTTCACCATGCACGTCTTTTAGTTCGATCCTTTGACCTTTGGAAGACAATGCGTCTAAACAACAACCTGGACGACCCATTGGTTTATCAGTTACATAATAGCATTTTAATCTTCTTTATTGTTAAATAATAACTTTTCTTaatcttgtttattttttattttaataacgTATGTAATCATTGAAAGTGTTGTTAACTAAAAGCATTGAAGTATTGAACGTTGGAGGAACGATCATATCATTGTGAATCTTGTAATGGTTGAGCTAGATATATCTGATAATGTCATTCATTTTCTTCTCTAAAACAATTGAATTAATTCAAAGATCATGGTGACTTATTTGGCTCGAGACGCATACGTTTTGACGCACGTCGTTTGCAATCTGAAAATACATGGCGAGGCATGTTCAGACATCAATATTAatcaattaattattaattgcAACTAACTAAACAAAATTTGAGTATGCAATATCGTATGTAAGAACAGATTTGTGGCTAGTCCATGTATTCTCATACAAATATGTTAGAGAGCAAGTATGTAAGTGCATAAAGTAAATAACACATAGAAATTTGTTAATGaggttcgtttcctacatccccgggaCCACGTCTAGAATTTATTCACTAGAAAAATCGTAACTACAATTACTATATGGTACCAGCACACACCCGTGCCGACTACTCTTATCTAGAATTACAATGATGACAGCAACTACTACTCCTTGTCTTCTTGACGAGTATAGTTCTCTATAACAAAACTACCAGATCTCTTAACTGGTAGAACGACGTCATACACATCCATGTGTATCTTCAATAAATCCTAGACGTGTGACTGCTTCTGTCACCGCCTTCTTTTTCTTATACTCAACTAGGGTCGGACCCGTCCTACGGGCGGGTACGCAAATTGAcgaaacaatataaatatattttaaactttaataaattgttggtttattttaattttagttttcacTATTTTACTACAAATTTTActatttcttctttttagaaattatatatattttattatattttagtaatttattaaaaatataaatattttactttgtttACAATATTTGCTTTTCTAGAATTGAAtagatttttaatagttttttaataaatatttcttaaaaaataagcAAGGAccattaaaatatgatattaactAAGGCAAATCTGCGTTTTCCGCGGAAATTtgttctaatatattttattttaacatttttatttagtttaaatgattttattttagtttcgtattaaattttattttgtaaattttcaacaaaattaatatttttctgtTGAATTTGTTTGTTTCCTAAACGATTGTTacaattattaatgaaattgtattttagttttcttatgttacaaaattatattttaatttttttatttaatttcatttctGTTATCTTTTTATTATCAGGTTATTGTACACTATGTcctttgtaaaataaattatgaattgTAAGAAATGCAATATTAACTTTCATTCATCGATCATCAGTTAGAATCATCTTTGAACTCGTAAAAGTAAAATGATTAAAGTTAGGCTCTAAgcctatttatatatatagaaccaGGTTCcaagaaatagaaataaaactcCAATATTATaagtctagtttttttttaatcaaagtCTAATGTTTAATTTTTGCATCATTTCGTTAAAGTGATTgctaaatttataaatagatactaaattaaatttaaaatatttaatttcacaATTGTtcataaatttttgtttctcatgtcactttttgatatttttaaatccTCTTATGAAACAGTAAAGGTTaggaaaaatatattcaatagtTTCAAGCTCATGGCTTCTGCTAAAAATCCGAGCTCCTTCGACAACAAGAATCACAGTAACAAACCAAAAATCTGATGTCTCTAAACTTGCAGCGAAACCACCAAGAAGAACAACCGTGGCCCATACGAATCCTAAAGATCCCAACCGTGAAGCAATCTGTGTTACAGATTAAGAACACATTATTTTAGTTAACTTGAGATTGAACAGAAATGAAGCTCTCAGTGAGGAAGACAATGAAGTCTCGAGAGGATTTGGAAATGAATATTATTTCTGTTAAGAGTAAAATATCAATGTACAAGTGATTATATACGACTATCATCTATCCGGTACAAACCGGTTATCACTAAACCTAAACATAATGTGTAAACCACTTCATCATACttaatactccccctcaagatGTAAGCCATTACATCTTGGACATGAAGAACACAATGTGAAGTAGAGGAGACTGAAACTGATAACAAGAAGCTCATCTGGTGGTCTTGGCAATGAACCATAAGGAATCTCAGTTAAGAAACCAAAACGAGCagaaataatcacatatatgcATCTGAGGAAGCCATAGTCCTCGTTGAATAGGTGTAGAAAAGCTTGAGACAAGCTCTGCTTCAGCAGTAGCTCAAGGCCAGATATCTTGGTTCTGTCACTTTGAATACTGACCTGCATAATTCTCTTTTCTGCTATGAGATTAAGGACATAACCACCAAGCAAAAACTTATAAACTGTATTGACGCCATTCATCAATGTACCAACTGCAGCAGCAGTACAATCATCACTAGAACATGGTATAAAAAGCTCTTGAACGCCATGTCTTTTATGCAGAAAGAAAGACACATCTTCACACTGCACATCACTCCAAATGTGTGGATCACACAACAAAGTCAAGCTCTCAGCAACACTGGACAACAACGTCACGTAGTGCGCACTCAAAGTCTTGAAACCAACAATCATCTTGATATACTTCAGCCATAAACCAATTGTTGCATAAGCTTGTTGCTTCTCAATTGAGATCAAACGGAACCAGGAGCTTAACTGTTGAACCAGTGCAGCATCTTTAATGGCATAGACGATGATAAGTGAACCATGAACAAGAGGAGCTATCACTTGCAATCCTCTTAAGTTCATCCAAATCAGGAGATCTACTTTAAAAGCCAGAGATTCTAGGAGCAGAATATTATGACATTCAGCTTGACAATCACAGAGGTCTAAGCAGCATGGATCAACAGCAAACTTAAGTTGCTCCCCCTGTCTACAACGATTCTGATGCCTATAACTAGCTTCTGAATCCATCTCACATCGCAATGTTCTATAATCTAGAGTCAGAGAGACTGAGGGTATAAACCAATCACATACCAGAACAGGGAATATGTGCAAGGAACAAGAGATGAAGCAACTCTCAGGTGGCCGTGGAAGAGATCCGTAGAGGAGAATAACTTCTGGTGGAACAATGAGTTCAATCAAACCAGGAAACAATGAATACGAGTTCATCACTAAGCCAGCCATGAGATCAACGAAAACGGAAGAAACATCTTCAGAAATGAAAGAGTTCCAAGCATACAAGCTTGCTTTACCAGTGTAACACCCAACCTTGTGAGCAATCACCATCGAAGTAGCTGTATGTTGATCGGTGGAACAACCGAGAGAGAGTGAAATCGGCAAACAATTTGCACGATCCTGAACATCTGAACAACCACGAGCTAACACTGAGCCATAAGGCTGCACTCGAGTCTTCAAAAATGAGATTACCGGTGAATCCGGTGTTGAACCTCGAAAATTACTCTGGCATGGACATACAGAAGTAATCAGAGGTGACGAAGAACCAGAAGGATCGTTACGAGCCTTCGGTGATGAAAACTTCAACGAATCCGATGTAGCCATACGAGACTTGAAATTGCTATCCAGTTTCACCATTGATATCGATTCAGTGCTCAAAACAGATAGAAATAAGCAAAGAATCGCACAGGAAACAAGATGACGAAGCTCGAATCAGCATAGATGAGGATCGTGAAGTGAATAATCCAAGTTCTGTTGACAAACTGGTACTCCACCAGAATCGAACTCGGAGTGGAGACGATCCGACGAAACGAATCGTTTCACAAAAGCAAATCAGAACAGTCAAGGAAATCCAATCTTGAAAGCGGAAGAATAGAACTCGAATCAGAGAAATTGGAACTCTACCGAAGAGATTGGGGCTCGCTGAAGATGATTTGATGAAACCGAAGCTTGAGTGACAGATCAAGCCAAGGAAGATGAAAAACTGATCAATCGATGAAGATCAATCTGAAACGAACGAAGCAGAAGATGATATGAGCGTGAAATCAGGTGTTtctttgctctgataccattttAGTTAACTTGAGATTGAACAGAAATGAAGCTCTCAGTGAGGAAGACAATGAAGTCTCGAGAGGATTTGGAAATGAATATTATTTCTGTTAAGAGTAAAATATCAATGTACAAGTGATTATATACGACTATCATCTATCCGGTACAAACCGGTTATCACTAAACCTAAACATAATGTGTAAACCACTTCATCATACTTAATAcattaaaaactcaaaaaaaaaagactcattagttacaacaaaaacaaaagtatgCAGAATATTGCAATAAAAAACAACCTTCTCAAGAACAGCAAGTGGTAAGGCAAAAAGAGTTAGTTTTTTCTCCGGCGCAGGAGCTGACAAGTGTGTCGGTCTCCTAGGTTCTGGGGTCAATGCGTTGTCTGGTCGGAAAATATTTCCTCCACAAGAACTGACATGTACAACCACAT
The sequence above is drawn from the Raphanus sativus cultivar WK10039 chromosome 7, ASM80110v3, whole genome shotgun sequence genome and encodes:
- the LOC108814361 gene encoding uncharacterized protein LOC108814361, translated to MVDQTTDVVVHVSSCGGNIFRPDNLLTPEASRPTHLSAPAPEKKLTLFALRLAVLEKIASRLGSLGFVWATVVLLGGFAASLETSDFWFVTVILVVEGARIFSRSHELEMQHQSKYTISGINTFRLLVRQVIRIFHQAAQVTGNNDRQSVQETKTEQRTSRQIERSRTWTCSDVPMLPYTGWVFVSRNVSRVCYWLQIASAFASIIISMIKVIRQDYGGDELKSGSTNLHSALTLFYSLALAEALLFLVEKAYWEWMISVYKILDKVNQECGLERSGTDSVRRFFYNAYSMCLNGSIFDGLKMDMVVFAMDLLVSNSPDEQLIGAEILYRFSTNEDYSVDTLQKIGTNLEIIERLVEMLNWRSKNQEVMRMSSAEILSRLASKKQNSLRVAGIPGAIESISSIFDSTRDSGEATDEIGENSINQTDRWTFNNLGLLILKRLARDHDNCVKIGKTKGLLSKIVDFTYAEKRLLKDPNLAAAESNKILAVKRSLKLLRKLVKTTGATGRNLRRDISGIVFTVSNIRETLRHGKKQPGLQKLCAEILTSLALDEGATEKIGGTGGVLNGLLCIFLNDDIPGNQTSGVRDSVGETIAMLAQGSQSNCQRMLRLDVLQGLVEALNNPLIQSNAARILRNLCAYTDPNQVEEHLKEVKSAGATVSLYDLGVQELVRYNASSSLNVILSLQVLKAIKSEQSKPQEVMVGLAPHIFRLMSAEESREMFEEAGVSKEELATVGMKTFVKMEKVFRVFEEKETL